The DNA segment TTTATCACTTGATAAATAAGTTTTGTTGCTAGGCAGGCTTCCCTGAACACACAGATAAGATGGCCCTTTTACGTGGTAGTCTCACCCAAGTTTGGTAAGGAGGGGAGAGCCTTGAGATGACCCCCATTAGCAGTTCAGGTCACTGAAGGTGTGTAtcaaggggaaggaaagggaaagagtgaCCAGGAAGGAGCCTCGGGCACCTTCTTTGGGTGCAGGAAGAGAGGCCAAGCATTAGATGCCAGCAAGACCTTCACCTAGACCCTGAAGCTTGCCATCCTCTTTCAGTCTTCCCGAACAGAAAGCCCCCTAGGAACACTCACTATGAGAGGTCCTCGACTGTAATAGTCTCGACCTGTGACCCTCAGTCTTGCCTCCCTTTCTACACAGGGAGAACCTGGAAAGGCTGGAGAACGAGGTGTCCCCGGACCCCCTGGCGCTGTTGTAAGTATCTCTTTTGAGTCTCTGTCACCATCCTCACATGGCAAGAGTCACTAGTGGGCTCTGCTGTGTCCCAGAGGTCCAGTCCCTACCTGCTGCTGCCATCTGCCACACTGAATTTATCACCTTCTCCCCACAGGGTCCCGCTGGCAAAGATGGCGAAGCTGGAGCTCAAGGAGCCCCCGGCCCTGCTGTAAGTACCCCTGTCTGCAAGCCCTGGGGATCAGGAGAGGCAGGGCCTAGCCTCCCTTCTCCTTGGACTCTTCATGACCACTGCCTGTTCTCTACGACAGGGTCCTGCTGGTGAGAGAGGTGAACAAGGTCCCGCTGGCTCCCCTGGATTCCAGGTAAGGCCTCGTGACTTAGGTCTGTAGGGAAGCGTGAAGAGCGGTCCTTTGTTAACAGTTAAAGATTCTAAACTCTTCACcttcttccctccacctcccactttACAGGGTCTTCCTGGTCCCGCTGGTCCTCCTGGTGAAGCAGGCAAGCCTGGTGAACAGGTAAGAGGTAGTAGCTGTCAAGAAAGTGGAAGCATGCAAGAAATACAAAGCGAAAAGACCACCTGTAGCTGCTTAGGAAACATCCAGCTAGAGGGATAGGGATGAAACACCAGGGGAGGACTTTGGCTACACCAAAAGTGTGAGAGCGCTCACTGCACATCATGTGGCAGTGGCTGTGTGGCTTCTAGGCAAGGTGACTTCTTTATGCAAACTCCTGGAATAATTCTGGCGTTACCTCAAGCCTTCCCACTGTAATGAGGAATTTCAGCTCTAAGCTGAGAAGGTGTTCCTCTGGGCTCTGAGGACCAGCCCTAGGAAGGGGGGCAGAGGCTCTTTCTCAGGTGGAGGTTGGGCTCACTGCTGTTCCTCTTTCTACCCTCAGGGTGTTCCTGGAGACCTTGGTGCCCCTGGACCCTCTGGCGCAAGAGTACGTGAGCCCTCTAGTACCACTTCCATTACAACGTCCCAAGCTCAGTCCTGTCAGAGCATCATgagccctttccttcctctctaggGCGAGAGAGGTTTCCCTGGTGAACGTGGTGTACAAGGTCCCCCAGGTCCTGCTGGTCCCCGAGGAAACAATGGTGCCCCCGGCAACGATGGTGCCAAGGTGAGAGCATCATGGAAGGGCATGATGGCTGGAACCCAGACTATAGGGCTTGGGGACAAGATCAGAGTGGGAACCCAGGGGGTCCAATGTCGGGTCTGTGAGTTTGTTCTGGCTGGAACCTGTgatctgggatccacacataaGGGATCCTAAGTGAGCTGATGGCTCTGAGACACTTCTGAGACTCACTGATCTTGTTTACCAAACAGGGTGATACTGGTGCCCCCGGAGCTCCTGGTAGCCAGGGTGCCCCCGGTCTTCAGGGAATGCCTGGTGAACGTGGTGCAGCTGGTCTTCCAGGTCCTAAGGGTGACAGAGTAAGTCAACCTTCCCCTCCCATGAGCCCTTGGTGGTTCTCGTTTATCTCCTTGCTTTGCTGGTTACTCTATTACCTATGATCCGGGCCCTTCTGATGTGTCACCATGGGGATGAAAGTTGGGGCATCTCCCTGATAGAGGTTCCTTTATTTATCACTCTGTAGACTTCAGGGCTCTCTTAACCCAGTCTCCACCTGAAACCCCAGGTAGGCAACTTTAACCCCTGAAAGAACATTGTATCCTTGGCTGAGCTGAAGAGGTCCTCTTAGATACATCCACAGAACACTGTAGCTAAATTCCTGGCCCTAGTCTGGAagtctcagatttttttttccctgtctttAGGGTGATGCTGGTCCCAAAGGTGCTGATGGTTCTCCTGGCAAAGATGGCGTCCGTGGTCTGACTGGTCCCATTGGTCCTCCTGGCCCTGCTGGTGCCCCTGGTGACAAGGTTAGTGGCTACCTCTCCACCTTATCTCTTGACACAAAGCTGCCTCAGCAAGCTCAGATGGGGCTATGCAGGGAAGGCAGGTCCTGACATATGAAGCTGGTGACCCAGGAAGTTCAAGGGACCAGAAGGGAGGGAAGGTGTCACTGTCCATCTCCCCAAAGAGTTCAGAgttcctgtctctccctcatAGGGTGAAACTGGTCCCAGTGGTCCTGCTGGCCCCACCGGAGCCCGTGGTGCCCCCGTAAGTATAGCCCTTCTCTCCTACCTGCTTTCTGTCCCCACCCCAAACCCCATTCCTTTATTCCTtcatccctctccttccctaACGTTGAGAAAACTTCTCCAACGTGTTCTTCTTCTTCTAGGGAGACCGTGGTGAGCCTGGTCCCCCTGGTCCTGCTGGCTTCGCTGGCCCCCCTGTGAGTACCTCTTCACTATCTGTCCCCAACTGAGACATAAGGCCTGGGACCTTGGGTGACTGAATGAGAGCAGAAGTGTTACCCTGAGTCAGGGGAGAAGGGTGGGGAGGTACTGGTTGTCTCCAAGAGTCTCTGCATCTCCAAGTCCCTATCTGtggcctctcctctagcccaGAGACCCTCTGCTCCCAGGCTGCCTcatccactcctccattgtccATTCTCCCTCCCACCTAGGGTGCTGATGGCCAACCTGGTGCGAAAGGTGAACCTGGTGATACTGGTGTGAAAGGTGACGCTGGTCCTCCTGGCCCTGCTGGTCCCGCTGGACCCCCTGGCCCCATTGTAAGTATCTTACCCTCTACACCATAAGCTTTTGGTAGCCTTGGACTTGTGGCTAGCCTGGGTCTCATACCTGGACACTCTCTTACAGGGTAACGTTGGTGCTCCTGGACCCAAAGGTTCTCGTGGTGCTGCTGGTCCCCCTGTGAGTACCATCCAAAGTCGAGACTCCCCAAAGGCAGAGATTGGAGGAGATCAGGCGAGGTAACAAGTGACCATTCCCTTCTGACCACCCGATGTTCTCTCTTGCCAGGGTGCTACTGGTTTCCCTGGTGCTGCTGGTCGTGTTGGTCCCCCTGGTCCCTCTGTGAGTATCTGTGGTTCtggaatggggatggggatgagacacacatacacactgtcaAGACAGAAGGCCTGGCTGGGGCATGCCGCTGTGATGCTTTGGAAGCTTGGACTCTGACAGTCCCTTTTGTGCCCATGTAGGGAAATGCTGGACCCCCTGGCCCTCCCGGTCCCGTTGGCAAAGAAGGGGGCAAAGGTCCCCGTGGTGAGACTGGTCCCGCTGGACGTCCTGGTGAAGTTGGTCCCCCAGGTCCCCCTGGCCCTGCTGGTGAGAAAGGATCTCCTGGTGCTGATGGACCTGCTGTAAGTGCTATGAgatctctgtgtttctggagagaTCCAGAGTTGTGTAGGTTTCCTGTGCCACCGTGATCCCATCTCACTCCTGTCTGCCTCCCTCAGGGCTCTCCTGGTACCCCTGGACCTCAGGGTATTGCTGGACAGCGTGGTGTGGTCGGTCTTCCCggtcagagaggagaaagaggcttCCCTGGTCTTCCTGGACCCTCTGTGAGTGTTCCttcatcttggggtctccaagaaGAATGGTCCTAGGACTTGGTTCCTAGAAGGGGCAGGGGTAGCAGTGGTCAAGACAAGGAGATCAAATGTGATAGAAATGCTCTCACGAGAGCcaggtgttggtggtggtgtcaAACACCTTGAATcctagcactaaggaggcagagatgggtgaatttctgagttcaagacctgcttggtctacatagcgagtcctaggacagctagggctacacagagaaaccctgtcttgaaaaccaaactaaacaaacatacaaaaaaaaaggTCTCGTGGCTTGAACCACCACATCTGACCTCCAGCCTTACTCTGTTCTTTAGGGTGAACCCGGCAAACAAGGTCCTTCTGGAGCAAGTGGTGAACGTGGTCCCCCTGGCCCTATGGGCCCCCCTGGATTGGCTGGCCCCCCTGGTGAATCTGGTCGTGAGGTAAGCACCCTCTACCTACTGGCCAGTACCATGCAGGACCGCTAATCGTGTGCCTGCCTCTTCCCTGGAGTGGCCTCTCATCTCTCCCCGCTCCCTCTACAGGGATCCCCTGGTGCTGAAGGCTCCCCTGGAAGAGATGGTGCTCCTGGTGCCAAGGTAAGAGGTCATGCCACACATCGCACATCAGGCTGGACTCTGGTTTGCCCTGGCCCCTCCCCAGACAGGACCCTTCATCTGAAGCTGACCCCATGACTTCTACTCTCTGTTCCCAGGGTGACCGTGGTGAGACTGGCCCTGCTGGCCCCCCTGGTGCTCCTGGTGCTCCTGGTGCTCCCGGCCCTGTTGGTCCTGCTGGCAAGAATGGCGACCGTGGTGAGACTGTAAGTGGCTGAGCTCAGGTCAGATCTCTTTTTCAGgcagattacctcactcaggctggGGAAGAAGAGGGTCTTGGGATATATCTGGGCCGCTGGCCTCCCTGGAAAAACAGTCATAACTTGGCCTTCATCTAGGCAGGACCCCATCTTCACCAAGGCTTAGGGCTTGTCCCACCTTATCACATGAAGCCTGGCTCTGGGGAGGTTTCATTGGGAATCAGGAGAGGTGGCCACAGCAGAAGGTGTGGGTTAGGAGTTGTCTAACCAAGGGAAGGTTCATCCTGCATCCCTCGACCTTGGCCTTCCCCAAGTCAAGATCTAACACACTATTTTCTCTCCAGGGTCCTGCTGGTCCTGCTGGTCCCATTGGCCCTGCTGGTGCCCGTGGTCCTGCTGTAAGTGTCCCATGCCAACCTCATGCCCTGTGAACATTGGCCTAGATGTGAACAGAGTTCCACCCAACACTCAACGTGACTTTGCACCTGACAGCCTGTCTCCTCTCTTTTAGGGACCCCAAGGCCCCCGTGGTGACAAGGGTGAGACAGGCGAACAAGGTGACAGAGGCATAAAGGGTCATCGTGGCTTCTCTGGTCTCCAGGGTCCTCCTGGCTCTCCTGTGAGTAAACTCACCTTCCTAGCCCTGGCTACCTCAGGCCTTCTCTATCATATCCTGGTGCAGACTGCATAGTGGGAGAGGAGCATTTGCCTCGGTGTCTACTCTAGGTAGACATTCTGATTCTTCCTAGTGAGGGTGAGGGataggggaaagagagagagtgctCAACGAAGGATTGTGGTGGGAATGGTCTAGGACACGTCACCTTCACTACCCCTGAACTGCTTTTCTCTGTTCTTCAGGGCTCTCCTGGTGAACAAGGCCCCTCTGGAGCTTCTGGTCCTGCAGGTCCCCGGGTAAGTTGTACCTTCCACCTTATTTCTTCCTGGAGTCCCTCCCTGTCCTGGTTACTTTCAAGTATCCCTCTGTTCTTCAGAGAAGAGTTCAGAGACCAGACAGTGGGTGGGGAGGAAAAGAATCTTGGTCTTGTAGAGCCTTTGACTTTCCCATCCCTGCCCCTTGCAAGCCTAGCTATAGGAACTAGTTGAGGACACCTtttgagacagaagcagagattgGGCAGGGCcagcagtggggggagggggagtgctTCTGAGCCAGAGTCGGGGCTGCCTTGGGTTTCTAGCCATATTTTTctaaccatctctctatcccccaGGGTCCCCCTGGCTCTGCTGGTTCTCCTGGCAAAGATGGACTCAACGGTCTCCCTGGCCCCATTGGTCCCCCTGGTCCTCGAGGTCGCACTGGCGATAGTGGTCCTGCTGTAAGTAGCCTCacatcctctgcctcctgaccctCCCCAGGAAGACTCGAGTACCAGAAAACCCTGATCTCCTTTCTCTACACAGGGTCCCCCCGGACCTCCTGGACCCCCTGGCCCTCCCGGTCCTCCCAGCGGTGGTTATGACttcagcttcctgcctcagccacctcaAGAGAAGTCTCAAGATGGTGGCCGTTACTACCGGGCCGATGATGCCAACGTGGTCCGTGACCGTGACCTTGAGGTGGACACTACCCTCAAGAGCCTGAGCCAGCAGATTGAGAACATCCGCAGCCCTGAGGGCAGCCGCAAGAACCCCGCCCGCACATGCCGTGACCTCAAGATGTGCCACTCTGACTGGAAGAGCGGTAAGGACTAACCCCAGCTGCCTCTCTTCCCGTGCTCTCTTCCAAAGCCCACCATGCTGCTTCCCCGTGTTTTTATGCATCCGTATGGTGCTGGCTGCCTAACTTCTCCTGACTCTGCGTTGCCCTGCCCACTTCAGGAGAGTACTGGATCGACCCTAACCAAGGCTGCAACCTGGATGCCATCAAGGTCTACTGCAACATGGAGACAGGTCAGACCTGTGTGTTCCCCACTCAGCCCTCTGTGCCTCAGAAGAACTGGTACATCAGCCCAAACCCCAAGGAGAAGAAGCATGTCTGGTTTGGAGAGAGCATGACCGATGGATTCCAGGTACGTGCACTGAACCCCAGAGCCACTCTACAGGAGGAGATGGGTTAGCCTCATACCCAGAAAGCACAAGACGTTCTGGAGTGGATTTAATATCTGCTTAGTGGAAGGGCAGATGTGGATCTAGGATATAGGAATCCTGGGTAAAAAGGCAAAGACTAGAAGGTCCGTGTGATGGCTCAATTTCCCCTCTCTCTGGCCCGTGCAGTTCGAGTATGGAAGCGAAGGTTCCGATCCTGCCGATGTCGCTATCCAGCTGACCTTCCTGCGCCTGATGTCCACCGAGGCCTCCCAGAACATCACCTATCACTGCAAGAACAGCGTAGCCTACATGGACCAACAGACTGGCAACCTCAAGAAGTCCCTGCTCCTCCAGGGCTCCAACGAGATCGAGCTCAGGGGCGAAGGCAACAGTCGATTCACCTACAGCACGCTTGTGGATGGCTGCACGGTGAGTATCCCCAGACCAGGTCCCGCCCACTTCTTTGGGCATCTGCTTTAGCCTCCTGGCAGATCAGAATGAGCCTCACTCCATCCCCGCCCCTGGTAATGACCCTCTCCCACCATCTCCATCCACTCCAGAGTCACACCGGAACTTGGGGCAAGACAGTCATCGAATACAAAACCACCAAGACCTCCCGCCTGCCCATCATCGATGTGGCTCCCTTGGACATTGGTGCCCCAGACCAGGAATTCGGAATGGACATTGGCCCTGCCTGCTTCGTGTAAACTCCCTCCATCCCAATCTGGTTCCCTCCCACCCAGCCCACTTTCCCCCAACCCTGGAAACAGACCAACAACCCAAACTCAATTTCCCCAAAAGCCAAAAATTGGGAGACAATTTCACATGGactttggaaaacatttttttcctttgcattcATCTCTCAAACTTAGTTTTTATCTTTGACCAACTGAACGTGACCAAAAACCAAAAGTGCATTCAAccttaccaaaaagaaaaaaaaataagaataaataaataactttttaaaaaaggaagcttGGTCCTCTTGCTTGAAGACCTATGTGGGTATAAGTCCCTTTCTGCCCACTGGGCTTATGATACCCCAAATGCTGCCTTTTCTGTTCCTTTCTCCACCCCCTCTTGGGGCCTCTCCTCCATTGCTCCCCAAATTTAAGTCTCCCCCAAAGACACAGGAAATAATGCATTGTCTGCCCAGCCAGCAAAGGCAATGCTGAATCGTCCCACCagcccctcaacccccagcctacTTCCCTACCCAGCACCTTCAAATCCTGCCGGGACATGGGGTTCTCGGACTATTGAAGGAGCCTAACCATCTGGcatctccatggcctctgcaacaaATCCCCACACACACTTTGTTTTTGAGGGCCTGTGCTGGGGGAGCCACCTGCCCCTCGCAGGGGTTTGGAGCCAGGCAGGGTCACAGCAGACTGGAAACATCGGCCACACATGTGCAGGCTGGGTGGGAGAGACTGTTCTGTTCCTTGTGTAATTGTGTTGCTGAAAGACTACCTCGTTCTTGTCTTTGTGTGTCACCGGGGCAACTGTGTGGGGGCggggatgggggcagggtggCAGCGCGCCCAGTTTGGTATCAAAGGTGCTACATCTCTgtgaaggggtggggtgggaaggaatTTCTGGTGCTATAGAATCTGAGATGCTCCCCTAGACCAGCAAATGTTCCTTTTGTTCaaagtatttttttattcttttttttttaatggataggGACTTGTGTGAATTTTCTTTTCCTGACGGTGCTATTTAACAAGGGAGGAGAGAGTGCCAACTCCAGCCTGCTCTCTCTCTACCCCCCTCTTCACTCTTCCAGCTCCTGGGCCTATCTgatgatctctctctcttctgaaacCCTCCCCTCTTGCTGCTGCTCCCTAccctcagcttctctctctctctgtcctgcatCAGGGTTTCAGAGCACCATTTTCCAAAGCACAAAGCAGTTTTTATCCCTGGGGTGGGAGGAAGCAAGAGACTCTGTAcctattttgtatgtgtataataATTTGagatgtttttaattattttgattgCTGGAATAAAGCATGTGGAAATGACCCAACGCATGTTCAGTGGTCTCTGAATTTCCTTCCTGGAACTTGGGGAGGTGGGGATCCAGGGAGAGGCTTTGGGATGTGTGAGGCAGGGAGCTTGTCTTCTACCATCACCCTTTATCTCTCCCCCCACTTCTCATCCAGATGCCGTTGCCTTCCTCTTGCCTTTCTTACGCCTTAGACCCATTTTTCTTGCCTCTTTTACCTTTTCCCCTTTCAAGTCCTCTTTGCACATCCCCAAGTCCCCCAAGTCTCCACCACAGTTCAATACCAGACGCACAGCATCACGGGCAAACTCGCACGCACTTCAAATCCCGGACCACCCATACCTCAGGCCAGAATCCTAATGGTGTATCACTCTTCCATGATGTAGACCTGAGGCCTGGCGAGGTGTTGCCTATGGGTCCTGAGAGGCTCAGGGACTCTCAAAAGGATCCAGAGGGAGGGAACAGGGACTGAGTCATGGAGGACCAGGTTTCTCCCTGGTCAAGCATGGAGGGGTAGTTGGCTTCTCCCCATCTCTTGCCCAAAGAAACAAGTGATTTGATATAGAAGGGGCCTTTTGAGGCTGGAGTGCCACCAGGAGGGTAAGAATGTTCTGAGGTCACTCTTGCTCTCACCAGAGGGAGGTGCCCAGCTCCCAAAGGGATCTCCTGGGGGCTCTTAGAGAGCTGTGGTGAAGGAACTTCCAGTGTGTCACCAGAAAGGACAGGACCCCACACCACAGAGGTGCGTGGGTCACTCCTGGTCTTCGGCGTGCCCAGAGAGCGTGCTGGCTCGGTGCAGGGGGCCTGTGGAATCATGCcacccttcctcctgcctcttcttccctttgCCTTTATCTCTACaactttttgcttctttttcctccttttcccccctccctccttccctcccttcctctgccggTCTGAGAATCTGAGGCCCTAGGAGAGTGGTAACTGACTGTCCCCCACATCTCAGAGAATGGGGACATAGTGGAAGGTCTGAGAATCCAGCAGGCAGGAGTCTGCACTGAACCGGACACTAAACATAAGGACACAGGTGACCCCATTCAGGGGGTCAGGTCTCAAATTTGAAAGGAAGGCACAGACTACTTGTAGCTTCCCTTTCTTGTGCTACCAGAGAGACCAACTAATCTACTGCAGTGTCCACTGGACACGATCTTACTGCCACTGAGTACTCGAGACTGTTAATTATGACCTTTAATAATTTATTACTAGCACTTTACATGAGggcaatgtaaaaagaaaatttatctaGAGAGGAAAAGAAGTTGAGGAGTATAAATGAAGATCTATTTAGACACAAATTACCCAAAATTGCGTGGTCCTGATAGACCCATTGATTGATGCAGTGATTGGGTGATACCTTTCTCCCCAGGCATCCCCAGTCTTGAGGCTCTTCCTGGCTTAGACCCTATCTCTTCCCATCCTCACAGGGTCCATCCTTCTGAACTCAGCATCTGAGCTGTACCTGGCCACTACTCACTTGTCTAAGCTTATTGTCTCCTCCAGGGCCTACATCTGTCATCTCAGTCAATAGGCATGAttacaatttatatatataatatatatacacatatattatatataatataaattcacatacacacacacacacacacacacacacacacacacacacacacacacacacaagcccaagctgacctcagcCCTCTGAGGTCCCAACACACTGCTAGCCCCTTACCCAGACGTTACAGGCCCCTGTGGTCATGGTCCACCATGTTCTTTCTAGTGTCAAGGCCTGGAAATTCTGTGCAGGGCTGGGCACAGTCTTCATAGGTACTAGGGAGAGACAAGATGGTGATAGAGGTCCTCTGGAGGATGTGAGTACAGAGTACAGAGCTGTGGAAAGGTGAAGGTGAAGGTGAGAGGAAGGAGAACAAACGACAGTTTCCTGACGTGACAGGTAGTTGAGCCCTTAAAATGTGGCTCCGTGATAAAGGACTGCAATCCTCACTTTTACTACTGCAATCACTTTCACTAACTGCAAAAGGGCTGAAGGAAGCAAGCTCCAGGCAAAGGAGCGAAGAGCGCCTCTCACTGTGCATATGCAAATCTACACGGGCGtctgcatgcacacgcatgttcACATGTGGATATATGCATGAGCATGTGCGTCTTGTGGTAGGCCTTGTGTGCAGCACTCCTCGGCGGCCATCACATGGTGAGGGCTGGTATGTGCTCTAAGTGTGTGTACAGAGCAgcagggaagggggacaacaaAGAGAGCATTGTATCACAC comes from the Rattus norvegicus strain BN/NHsdMcwi chromosome 10, GRCr8, whole genome shotgun sequence genome and includes:
- the Col1a1 gene encoding collagen alpha-1(I) chain precursor, coding for MFSFVDLRLLLLLGATALLTHGQEDIPEVSCIHNGLRVPNGETWKPDVCLICICHNGTAVCDGVLCKEDLDCPNPQKREGECCPFCPEEYVSPDAEVIGVEGPKGDPGPQGPRGPVGPPGQDGIPGQPGLPGPPGPPGPPGPPGLGGNFASQMSYGYDEKSAGVSVPGPMGPSGPRGLPGPPGAPGPQGFQGPPGEPGEPGASGPMGPRGPPGPPGKNGDDGEAGKPGRPGERGPPGPQGARGLPGTAGLPGMKGHRGFSGLDGAKGDTGPAGPKGEPGSPGENGAPGQMGPRGLPGERGRPGPPGSAGARGNDGAVGAAGPPGPTGPTGPPGFPGAAGAKGEAGPQGARGSEGPQGVRGEPGPPGPAGAAGPAGNPGADGQPGAKGANGAPGIAGAPGFPGARGPSGPQGPSGAPGPKGNSGEPGAPGNKGDTGAKGEPGPAGVQGPPGPAGEEGKRGARGEPGPSGLPGPPGERGGPGSRGFPGADGVAGPKGPAGERGSPGPAGPKGSPGEAGRPGEAGLPGAKGLTGSPGSPGPDGKTGPPGPAGQDGRPGPAGPPGARGQAGVMGFPGPKGTAGEPGKAGERGVPGPPGAVGPAGKDGEAGAQGAPGPAGPAGERGEQGPAGSPGFQGLPGPAGPPGEAGKPGEQGVPGDLGAPGPSGARGERGFPGERGVQGPPGPAGPRGNNGAPGNDGAKGDTGAPGAPGSQGAPGLQGMPGERGAAGLPGPKGDRGDAGPKGADGSPGKDGVRGLTGPIGPPGPAGAPGDKGETGPSGPAGPTGARGAPGDRGEPGPPGPAGFAGPPGADGQPGAKGEPGDTGVKGDAGPPGPAGPAGPPGPIGNVGAPGPKGSRGAAGPPGATGFPGAAGRVGPPGPSGNAGPPGPPGPVGKEGGKGPRGETGPAGRPGEVGPPGPPGPAGEKGSPGADGPAGSPGTPGPQGIAGQRGVVGLPGQRGERGFPGLPGPSGEPGKQGPSGASGERGPPGPMGPPGLAGPPGESGREGSPGAEGSPGRDGAPGAKGDRGETGPAGPPGAPGAPGAPGPVGPAGKNGDRGETGPAGPAGPIGPAGARGPAGPQGPRGDKGETGEQGDRGIKGHRGFSGLQGPPGSPGSPGEQGPSGASGPAGPRGPPGSAGSPGKDGLNGLPGPIGPPGPRGRTGDSGPAGPPGPPGPPGPPGPPSGGYDFSFLPQPPQEKSQDGGRYYRADDANVVRDRDLEVDTTLKSLSQQIENIRSPEGSRKNPARTCRDLKMCHSDWKSGEYWIDPNQGCNLDAIKVYCNMETGQTCVFPTQPSVPQKNWYISPNPKEKKHVWFGESMTDGFQFEYGSEGSDPADVAIQLTFLRLMSTEASQNITYHCKNSVAYMDQQTGNLKKSLLLQGSNEIELRGEGNSRFTYSTLVDGCTSHTGTWGKTVIEYKTTKTSRLPIIDVAPLDIGAPDQEFGMDIGPACFV